In the Lepus europaeus isolate LE1 chromosome 10, mLepTim1.pri, whole genome shotgun sequence genome, ccactatactgTAGCACCGGCCCTGAGTGTACTATGTCTTTAAAGCAAAATATTCTCCGACTCAGACAGTTATCTTTGAAGAACAAGTACCTGAGCAGCACTCAAAGTAAAAACTGTTGTTAGAGAATATCTTCTAGTTAGATTACAGATTAGGCACCAAGTGTTCATGACGCAAGAGGGAAAAAATCCTAACCACCTCGCCCCAGAAGGAGCCAAAACCCCAGATGGTTGTCCAGCAGTGCCGCTTCAGAGGTCTGGAGTTCTGCTgaggaagccaagaactcaagagGGATGGGGTGGTGGCAAAGCACTCGCCCCGAGTCTAGTTCAACAGAACCAGTTctgcttttattcattttataaatacttCACGTGGAAGGTAAGAGTgccataaaaagaaacaaaaataaaacccaggggtaggcatttggcccagtggttaaggtgccacttgggatgcccacatctcacacctGAATCCCtgaatcaagtcctggctctgctcctgactccggcttcctgataacacacaccctgggaggcagcagtgagggcacaAATGACTGCATTCTTGCCACGTACACGGGAGACCGGGACCGgattcctggaccctggcttcccGCGGCCCAGCCACAaccatcgcaggcatttgggacaaccagtagataggaatgagtgttctctctttctctcctctctctctctccccactcctccctctccctttctctctgttgccaataaacaaaaaaaaattttttttgacaggcagagttagacagacagagagagagagacagaaaggtcttccttccgttggttcatccccccaaatggccgctacggctagcgcactgtgccgatctgaagccaggagccaggtgcttcctcctggtctcccatgcgggtgcagggcccaagcacttgggccatcctccactgcactcccgggccacagcaaagagctggactggaagaggagcaaccaggacagaatccagaatccaactggggtgccggcactgcaggtggaggattagcctagtgagccgcagcactggccaataaacaaaaattttaagcaTTAAAACCCAGGACATCCCTGTAATAGTAATCTACCTATACCCAGTAGGTAGTCTGATCATTTTGAAATGTTCAAGTAGCAGCGTGAATCATATCTTTCTGTAATAAAAGTCAAAGCTGTTGTGcagtttacatttctttttaatccGGTGCACGACATCATCCATACACAACCTCAGTCTACTGGAGAATCCAGAGCAGGGAAATCAGGAGCCAACTATCCCCAAGGTCAACCCTGCTGCAGAACAAGCCGCGGGCCACTCCGTGCCTGGAGCTAGAAACCCATCTACTGAGAGGTTTCTGAGAGTGCAAACACTACCACTAGACATCAGCACCCCAAGGAGATGACACCTGTCGTTCTAACAAACCAAAACACCAATCGGGCTCCACACGTGAGATTATAAAGCAATCACATGAATGGCAGACGGCTGTCAGTGGACCGACCCCTGCCAGGTCTGAAGGGAAATCTGTCACTGGGTCCACCTCGCCCTGGCAAGATGGGGTTGGGTCCCGGAAGTGGGCCAACTGGATCAAATCGCGGTCTGAGAGGAGGGAACTGGCCAGGTGTCTCCCCAGGCCCAGGGATGAGTGAATTGATGGGATCTCCAACGTAGGGAAGTATTATTCTTTGGTCGTATTCACCACCGATGATTCCCGGAGGAAGAAGGGAGCCGGAAGGAAAGGGTCTGGGGTGCAAGGGGTTGGGGTAGTacgggatggggtggggggacgaCGGCAGGAACATCACGTACCGCCCTTTCTGGGCTTCTTTCCTTTGCTTGTGCTTCCTCCTGTACAGCTGCAGGGAAAAGAACAAGATCTGGGAAGTGATTCAGAGGTTTCCAAAGGTCCTAATGTGCTCTAACAGGACTCACCCAGCGATGCCTCTCCCTTCTCTACGTTCTAGCACTGCACAGAAGGGAACTGTGGCCAATTTCTAACAGCAGCTCCAAATGCAGTGCCAAGTAAACTCTGTTCTATAACCGCATTGCAAGCGAGcaactgtgctaatctgaagtaACAGAAGACCCCAAAGAGGAGCACTGCATGCCGTGGGCTTTCACAGCCGTCATCCCGAGCTCCCAAACGGATCTGCTAGTGCAAGTCAGCCTCTTTTCGAAGTGCAAAATGTAAACATTCACTGAAAATACCGGATCACAAAATACAGAGCTAAGCTAGGGAAGGCAGGGCAGCACTGAAATTCTTTTTTCCCTCGAAGTACTGTTCTAATACATCtcagtttaaaataaaactcaattccTGTTTTAGACAATGGgacaaattcttaaaaaatagtacaaaatggccggcgccgcggctcactaggctaatcctccgccttgcggcaccggcacaccaggttctagtcccggtcggggcactggattctgtcctggttgcccctcttccaggccagctctctgctgtggccagggagtgcagtggaggatggcccaagtccttgggccctgcaccccatgggagaccaggagaagcacctggctcctgccatcggaacagcgcagtgcgccggccgcagcgtgcctaccgtggcggccattggagggtgaaccaacggcaaaaaggaagacctttctctctgtctctctctcactgtccactctgcctgtccaaaaaaaaaaaaaaaaaaaaaaaatagtacaaaaaaaGTACAGTCTGATTTGTATTACTTCATTGAATTTTACTCTTCTCTAGCCTTTCAACTAGTGAATTGGTATCTTTTACAGCAGTCATCTGTAACTAAAACATAATTTCTTCTTTCATGTGCTATGTGACCTGGTCGAATCGCTGAAAACAACTCCAGCACAAAGACAACACACTCCGCTATTTTTTACAACAAGAGAAGAACACTTCATATTGAAGAGAAACAATCATTAGTTGCTCCTGTGTgattaattataagaaaataaagactAAATCTCAAGTTGAAACTACTTTAACACTAAATCTAATGAAAGAATATTTCACTACATcacaacaaaagtaaaaaatttgTCTTTAATATACCAATTCACCAGTTATTTCTGCTATGAATTTTAGccataaaatttacaaatacttACTTCTTTCCAATCTGTGTCTCGTACTCTGACAGTAccatcttcaaaagaaaaacaaaaaaataaggatTAACAAACATTTCATTCATCCAGCATTAACCCAATGAGGTTGGAAACTTACTCATTAACCACAAAAAGGAGCATGCACTGTTTGTATAACACACACTGTATCAtcggtggatcggaagtggagcagctgggactcaaactggcacccatttaggatgccagcactgcaggcagaggcttaacctacgccacagcgccagccccgcgtCAACTGCTTCTAAAATCATGTATCATCTGTACTTTCTTGAATCTAATTCAAACCTTCTCTGCATGGTCCAGGGTGACCATCGCTATTCTGTGTTACACAGTAATCAATGTGGTGGTCCCTAAAGGATGAGAGCAGGATATACAGCTGCACTAACTGGTCCCTGATCCATCTTCATCTCATGCATGCATGTCAGCTgctgcttttttaagatttattatttattcatttgaaaggtaaaagtacagaaaaaaaagggggggagagagaggcagggaggggagagggagggagggggggagagagggggagagggagagggagagagggagagagggagagagggagagagggagagagggagagagggagagggagagagagagagagagagagagatatcatcttccctctactggttcactcctcaaatggtcacaaaggcaggggctgggccaagctgaagccaggaatcaggagcctcctctaggtcttccatgtgggtacaggggcccaagcacctgggacatcctccactgtatgcagggaactggatcagaagtggagcagctgggactcaaactggcacccgtttaggatgccagcactgcaggcagaggcttaacctatgccacagcgccagccccgcatcAACTGCTTCTAAAATCATGTCTCAAATTACTCCAAACTGGGTGACAACCTCTGAGAGTCCGCATCAGAGCATGGTCGTTACTGGAGGCCAAGCTGACCCAGGGCTTTCCTCCATATTTAGGTTACTTTCTGAAAACCATGTACTGCATGCTTCAACTATCAGAAGTATGGCCAGCTCTAAGCATTTTTCAGTACAATTCTTCATTTGAAATGTGTggaatcgcttctcggccttttggctaagatcaagtgaaatgTGTGGAATGAGGAAAGAGGAACCCAATCAACATAAAGCCTAATGAAGAGTTTGGGCAAAAGATGGAGATGTCTTATCCACAGTAACTATATCAGCAAGGGTAAGTTAGGATGCTACAAGCTCCTGCCCCATAACATTCTATCCAGGGGAAAATTCACTACAAAATGCGAACACACATCTCACAAATGAGCTTGTGGACCTCAACCTGAAGTGAAACAGAGATCGATTGCTTCAAAACTCGATTCCTGAACGGAACCCAAGTGAAAAGGCACTTGCTCATTTTAGGCGGGTTTCTGTGGCAGCCTGCTTTCTCTGTCAGTCCTTCAGCGTGTGCCGGCCACTCtggatctctcgctctctttacttttgtttaattatatttcttaattttttgagaaGACACTTGCTGCCAATTttgacaaaattaacattttaaactcTGGATTCAGGgacataaataaagtaaaatacagaCCTCAGGAatcaaggagaagaaaaaggaacaatcttggccggcgccgtggcttaacaggctaatcctccgccttgcggcgccagcacaccgggttctagtcccggttagggcgccggattctatctcggtttcccctcttccaggacagctctctgctatggcccgggagtgcagtggaggatggcccaagtgcttgggccctgcacccgcatgggagaccaggagaagcacctggctcctgccttcggatcagcgcagtgcgccggccgcagcggccattggagggtgaaccaacggcaaaaaaaggaagacctttctctctgtctctctctctctctctcactatccactctgcctgtcaaaaaaataaataaataaaaagaaagaaaaaaggaacaaacCAGGTCATTCACACATTTTAAAGCTTCAAacgaaaaaaaaatttaataatccAAATGACTCAACATGTTATTctactgtaaaaacaaaaaaggaaagggacAATTGTTTGGTCCTTACAATTGTTAAGGTGGTATGCTACTATGATAGATGTACAGCATTACCAAACTTCAAACTTCTTTGAGTAAACTACAAGTATTTTATACTACAACACAGTATACACCtaacagaaacagaaatttacttctattttacaaatatggagactatttataaaataagctgaCTTCTCAGTtgtggagtttttgttttgttgtttccttATAAAATGACCTATTAAGATGATTTCATGACCCACTCAAACAGTTCAAAAAACACTGATACATAGGAAGACGATGGCAGCAGGAAAGAAAGTCCCACAGTCAAGCTTTTGCCCTCTGGTCTGGAAATCCTGGCGCCCAGGTTCTGCTGGCACCACTGCTATGGTTGTCCCCAGGTCCCCACCAGGTGAGCAAACAGCAGCAAAGCTGCCCTAGCACCAGGCCATCAGGAAGCAAGACTGCTTTAACCCACAGACTGCTCTCACCAAGGAAATCCCGAGAGTCAGGGTGGCATTCGGAGAAGGGACAAACCTACCTTTGCATTTTTCTATCCTGAAATAATCTACTTAGTCTAGTGAGCTATTTGTGTTgcaaagaacccaagaatgaatGGGGCCTCCAGAGGTACATGGAGCTTAGAATCTCTGCCCTCTAAGCTATTCATTGTGATCATCTGCAAGCCTAAAAAGGGAAAAATGTCTACAACTGAACACTTCTGGCAGGTGAGTCATTAAAACCACAGACAGCAAAAGCCCTTTCCTTGCTAACTTGTCATGATGGACATTACCTCGGAAGTCCCGCAGATACAAACACCTCCACAGCAGTGGGTCATTTGAAGCAATGAAGAGATCGTGACAAACTGCGGACAAAGACAGGACGGAACGAACATCCAGAAGTCGGAAGATGCGCAGTTTCAGCTCCAGCGGGAGGACCACCAACCCAAACACGTCCGGCAGGTTCAGCGCTGGagtaggaaaaaagagaaaatcagggATTCCTGAGTGAAGAACCAGCTTCTCCTCACACAGTGAACAAAGCGGTCACCTGTTCCTATCTAAAGAGGTGACAAATGAGACAGTGGTCCCAGCAGACAAGGACACTGAATGACAACAGTTTTGGCCCTCAGGCTGACAGACAACTCCAGGCCCCTTATTCCCCTTATGTTTTAGTAGAGAGACAAACACACTATAATACAGATCAAATAAATAACGATGACAACAGCTAAATACTAGCCAAAGGCATTTTGTTTCAAACGATACTCAATGCAACAACATTTCTCTGTCCTACTACAGAAAATGGATAAATCCACTGGCTTTTATAACTGGTTCCTAGAGCTGCCACATAGCTGCGTGCCTTCAGAAAAAACTCTaattcaatttcctcatctgtaaaatggatcaAATAACATTACATACCACCTACCACACTGAGTTGttgtgaaaacaaaaatatgtgcTAATACACTTAGTGATCAGAATAATGTTTGGCACAAGCACTGCTAT is a window encoding:
- the FBXO7 gene encoding F-box only protein 7 isoform X5 encodes the protein MAGPSQNVEAESIPDVVDVEEGTGFCPSEPMLCSEAVEGQVPHSLEALHQSADCSNASDALIVLLHLLMLESGYIPQGTEVKALSMPEQWKASGVYRLRYTHPLCEGGSAALTCVPLGNLVVVNATLKINNEIKSVKRLQLLPESFVCMGEPGENAAKIYRDLQKLSRLFKDQLVYPLLAFTRQALNLPDVFGLVVLPLELKLRIFRLLDVRSVLSLSAVCHDLFIASNDPLLWRCLYLRDFRDGTVRVRDTDWKELYRRKHKQRKEAQKGRYVMFLPSSPHPIPYYPNPLHPRPFPSGSLLPPGIIGGEYDQRIILPYVGDPINSLIPGPGETPGQFPPLRPRFDPVGPLPGPNPILPGRGGPSDRFPFRPGRGRSTDSRLPFM